A window of Mercenaria mercenaria strain notata chromosome 16, MADL_Memer_1, whole genome shotgun sequence contains these coding sequences:
- the LOC128549368 gene encoding iduronate 2-sulfatase-like — protein sequence MKTTVLSVLFGLLTITSARKNVLFFAVDDLRPELTCFEGPDFPSPVHPPMHTPNIDALAARSLVLKRAFVQQAVCSPSRTSLLTGRRPDTTHIYDLVHYFRKLGGNFTTIPEFFKMNGYISAGMGKIFHPGPASGGDDPISWSLPYFHATKYGWENKEKSWDAIPDEKLTDKPLVDYQIAQQADKTLKMFAEGGEHEGTPFFIAVGFHRPHLPFVFPESFLKYYPDDNIRLPPNPYAPVNMPEVAWSSYGELRNYGDQSKLNASGMINTTLPINDVRALRRGYYSAVSWTDSLVGYVMQQLEKYGFGNNTIVSFWGDHGWQLGEHGEWCKHTNFELATHAPMMVRVPGKTDSGMVTEKLTEFVDLFPTLVDAAELEPIPLCPENSSEIALCREGESLMSLIENPSAPWKDAAFSQYPRDQNGVKIMGYTIRTGRFRYTEWPKFNYAPDYQPEWGELYGLELYDHQFDPQENINRALEPTFAQIRQILSKKLHAGWRAALPGQ from the coding sequence ATGAAGACAACAGTACTAAGTGTATTGTTTGGACTTTTAACCATTACATCGGCACGTAAGAATGTTTTATTCTTTGCTGTAGACGATCTGAGACCAGAGCTGACTTGTTTTGAAGGACCGGACTTCCCTTCGCCGGTCCATCCTCCTATGCATACACCTAACATTGATGCTCTTGCCGCGAGGAGTTTGGTCCTGAAGAGGGCCTTTGTTCAACAAGCTGTGTGCTCTCCGAGTCGTACTTCACTTCTAACAGGTCGTAGGCCGGATACGACTCATATATATGACCTGGTACATTACTTCCGCAAATTGGGTGGAAATTTTACAACGATTCCTGAATTTTTCAAGATGAATGGATACATTTCTGCTGGGATGGGAAAAATCTTCCATCCTGGCCCTGCAAGTGGCGGCGACGATCCTATTTCCTGGTCACTGCCATATTTTCATGCAACAAAATATGGCTGGGAAAACAAAGAAAAGAGCTGGGACGCTATTCCTGACGAAAAGTTAACGGACAAACCTTTAGTGGATTATCAAATAGCTCAACAGGcggataaaactttaaaaatgtttgcaGAAGGAGGTGAACACGAGGGAACACCGTTCTTTATTGCTGTCGGCTTTCATCGTCCGCATCTGCCATTTGTTTTTCCAGAATCTTTTCTGAAATATTATCCGGACGATAATATTCGTCTACCACCAAATCCATATGCACCAGTTAATATGCCGGAAGTTGCTTGGAGTAGTTACGGGGAGTTGCGAAACTATGGTGATCAGTCGAAATTAAATGCCTCTGGTATGATAAATACTACATTGCCTATAAATGATGTCCGCGCATTACGCCGAGGTTACTATAGTGCAGTGAGTTGGACAGATTCTCTCGTAGGTTACGTAATGCAACAACTGGAAAAGTATGGGTTTGGAAACAACACAATAGTTTCATTTTGGGGTGATCACGGTTGGCAGCTTGGTGAACATGGGGAATGGTGCAAACATACAAATTTTGAACTCGCAACCCATGCACCTATGATGGTCCGTGTACCCGGAAAGACCGATAGTGGTATGGTTACGGAAAAACTTACGGAATTTGTCGATCTATTTCCGACATTAGTCGATGCAGCTGAACTTGAACCGATACCGCTTTGTCCGGAAAATTCGAGTGAAATCGCTCTTTGCCGAGAAGGAGAGAGTCTTATGTCATTGATAGAGAATCCATCGGCCCCGTGGAAAGACGCCGCTTTTTCTCAGTATCCTCGTGATCAAAACGGAGTAAAAATCATGGGTTACACGATTCGGACGGGCCGGTTTAGATATACAGAGTGGCCGAAATTCAATTACGCACCGGATTACCAACCGGAATGGGGAGAATTGTACGGGTTAGAATTGTATGACCATCAGTTTGACCCTCAGGAAAATATAAATCGTGCTCTCGAGCCAACCTTTGCACAGATCAGGCAAATACTTAGCAAGAAACTGCATGCTGGTTGGCGGGCTGCTTTACCTGGACAATGA
- the LOC123540236 gene encoding uncharacterized protein LOC123540236 — MDTRILPLFLMFLTLAVCKHTNNSDKGHDAQGKGHKGNKHHHKHPGLARELLELRNKHLSQDIRDKHVSEREENVLADLKALLAEDGGDSEDMQRRDESDATSTTEDEDERSETESTDELDRRSEDSDDLDLLSLLARRKI; from the exons ATGGATACCAGGATCTTACCGTTATTTCTAATGTTCTTGACACTAGCTGTCTGCAAACACACTAACAACTCTGACAAAGGACACGATGCCCAAGGAAAAGGACACAAAGGCAACAAACACCACCATAAACACCCTGGACTTGC GAGGGAGTTGTTGGAATTACGGAACAAACATCTCTCACAAGATATCAGAGACAAACATG TTTCTGAAAGAGAAGAAAACGTGTTAGCTGACCTCAAAGCCCTACTAGCGGAAGATGGTGGTGATTCAGAAGATATGCAGCGGAGAGATG aaagtgatGCCACTAGCACCACCGAAGACGAAGACGAAAGGTCAGAAACTGAGAGTACTGATGAGTTGGACAGGAGAAGTGAGGATAGTGACGACCTTGACCTGTTGTCTTTACTTGCTAGACGGAAGATATAA